The Aspergillus fumigatus Af293 chromosome 5, whole genome shotgun sequence nucleotide sequence ATTGTCGCGACTGCGTTGTAGAGAATTTTTGAAAGCGAGACTGTCAAAAAGCCCCAGACAGGAGGCAGCTGGCTGATCGGCAGATGCTGATTTGATATTTGAGTTGGATGGATGAGTGATGTATCTGTAAATGCTGGAGGCGACAAGGCGGCGATAAGGCATGCACAGGTCACATGATATGATTAATCATCGACGAGCCTAAAACATCTTGTACACGCACATTGTCTGCCTGGAGTTCCAGAGGAAGTAGATATGGAGAAAGTGCAGTTGTATTCTACTCATAAGTCAAGAGATTCTATACTGTTATAATGATCAATTCATAGCTAGATCGGTACCATGCCCACTCGACACTATCTGAACTGTAGGAAGTGTTAAGGATACGGATTACCAGATTAGGCAGGATGCACGGACCATTTTGACGCGTTTAGATCAACAGAAGATCATCGCTGATGGTAATGCACAGAGATTGCTCCCGCAGCAGCACTGCACATTATTCTGCTGTCTCGCATTAGGGAATAATTACAGCCTAAGGAGACATATGTCACGAAAGCAGAAACCTGTCTGTGTCTTGCAAGCAAGTTGTCCGATTCCACAAGCGTTGGCCACTGTCTCCGCCGAATACAACTAAACGCTTTTGCTCACCCTCCATGCGCTTCTGCCCTCGCGGTGGTTCTCAGTACTCTCGTGCCTCGATTGACTCTTAGTCTACGGTCTGTGCTTGGTCATGGAAAAGTTTCTGCGCTCCTGGCGCCAGGATGCGCTGAATCGGGGCCAACACGATGCTGCCATCTACATTGGCGACAAAGTCCTCGCATTGACGAGTGAGTCGGCTTGAACGGATTCGTGGAAGAGTAATAGACTAACGTGCTCTCAAGACAGCGATTCCGATGCCTTCTGGCTCGCCCAAGTCCATTTCTCTAACAACAACTACACGCGCGCCTTGGCCCTCCTCTCCCGGAAAGACCTCATCTCCCGAAGTACCGCTTGCCGCTATCTCGCCGGCCATTGCTATATAAAACAAAATCAGTTTGACCAGGCTTTGTCAGTGCTCGGCGACCATAACCCAACTCATCTGAtccgcagcagcaacagccgTCGCAAGCTGCAGCACCTCACTCTGCGCAACGGCAAGACTACAGCATCGCGGATTGACCGCAACGAggagagggaaagggaggatGCGAATAACATCCGGTTTGAAGCGGCAATATGCTACCTGCGAGGCCTCTGTTTTGCAAAGCAGAATGCCTTTGATCGGGCCCGTGACTGCTACAAGGACGCGGTGCGCATTGACGTCCAGTGCTTTGAGGCTTTTGACCAGTTGATGAAGAATTCACTCATGTCGCCGGCTGAAGAGCTCGAATTTTTGGAATCTCTAGATTTTGATGCGGTATCCTCACCCGATCCGTCGGTCGCACAGGAGGCGGCTCATTTCACCAAGATGCTCTACACAACCCGACTGTCGAAGTACTCGTCGCCTGCCATCCTGTCCGACGCAACCGAGACCCTGTCCACGCACTACAACCTTGCGGAGAACCCTGATATTCTCCTTTCTCGGGCTGAAGCTCTTTACACCCAGTGCCGGTTTGCGGAGGCGCTCGAGCTGACATCTTCGATCTTGGCCACGGAGGCAAGCACCACACCCAATGTCCCGGCTCTAAGTCACCTTGGGCATCCTCCAGCGGTTTACCCTCTGCATTTGGCCTGTCTGTACGAAACCGGGGCAACAAATGCGCTTTTTCTGCTCGCCCACACGCTGGCCGACCATGCGCCGGAAGAGCCGTACACATACCTTGCGATTGGCGTCTACTACCTGTCAGTGTCAAAGATTGCCGAAGCACGGCGGTTCTTCTCGAAAGCATCCTTGCTGGATCCGCATTCCGCACCGGCGTGGATCGGGTTTGCGCATACCTTTGCTGCTGAAGGCGAGCATGATCAAGCGATAGCCGCATACAGTACGGCCGCTCGGCTGTTTCAAGGCAGCCACTTGCCGCAGCTGTTCCTTGGTATTCAGCATTTAGCCTTGAACAACATGTCCTTGGCCCATGAGTATCTGTCTGCAGCCTACGCGATGTCCACGGGGGCGGCTGCTGGCACGGTGCCGTCCATCCCCGCCAACCCTTCCGGCGACGCCCATGGCGGTGACCCGCTGGTTCTCAACGAACTCGGCGTCGTACTCTACCACCAAAACCATCTCGAGGGCGCTGTAGAGCTATTCAATCAATCGCTGGCTTTAGCGACGGCACTTCATTGTGAGCCGGGTGCCTGGGTGGCTACACGCGCGAATTTAGGTCACGCACTGCGCCGTATCGGGCGACTAGTTGAGGCGCTTGCTGAGTTCGACGAATGCCTTCGGATCGGCGCGGGCGGGGCAGGAGTCGCCTACGGTCCGTTTTTGGgcggcagtggcagcagcgCCTCGGGTGTCGCATCGTCGGGTGTCGGGGGCTACGAAGACCGTGGCTTGATCGGATCCCTTCATACCTCGCGTGGCCTTGTTCTGCTGGAACTTGGACGGACCATGGAGGCGGTAACAGCTCTTCATGAAGCTGTTCGCGTCCTTGGGGCGAGCGGAGGCGGGGATGCGGCTGGCGGCGCGGGTATTGCTGGCACTCTTCTCTCCCGTGCTTTGGAGATCTGGGCTCTGGAGTGTCATGAGGGGGACTCTGCACCGCCAGAGGATCTTGAGCGAGTGACCACCAGCCGCAGTTCGACTCGTTCGCGcgacaagggcaagggaaAGGCATCAAGGCGGCGCGGCATGACGGAGGAAGAATGGACGGATGAAGTCCCGACCACGGGCCCTGCAACGGAGACATTGGAACAAAAGGTGGAGATGGAGCTAGATGACGAGGCAGATGGTCTACTGCGACATGCAATGAGTCGGGTTCGTGGGgggcgaggaagacgacgactaGATTTCAGTCCCGACGCTGAGGCCACTGAGACTCCTGGTCCGGCAGGTGCTCGTAGTCGGGGGTCCAGAGCCCGTTCGTGATCATGCTTGGCCATGATTGATAGATGGTGGGGTGTGTTTGGGTGCATTTGCAACTGGGCGTTTTGATGGATATACCCAAGGTTTCCTTTTGGCTCTATTGGTCATGAGATTGCTTGATGGAGGTTGACGCGACCTTCCTATTTCTATTTCATGTAGTGCTGGTTGTACACACCGGTTTCTCTCTGTCTTGGtatcttctctctctctagAAATTCGAATCACCAATAGAGTCGTCCGCAGCCGTCTCATCAAGGCCATTGATATCGACCAGCATCACTCCTTTCGTAGACTTTGAAGTCTAGGTCTGAAATCGGTACATTTCCACATTTCTCGTATCACACCTGTTAGAAATAGGATCATAGAGAGTATTTCTGAATAGGTTCCTTTTAGCTTAATTTACTCCGGAGACGGAACGAGCCGCCGCATTATATATTGTTTTTCGGTTTCAGCCTCCCCGGCGCTTTTCCTCAGCCTCTTTTACGTACAATCCGGAGAAGTATGCTGTGAATTAACACCGAATGATGGAGAACTATTTCAGATAGAAAGAATATAGGCTAATGCTTTGATACCAGTTCTGAAACTCTGGATGTAGGTTCACATCCTGTGCCCTAGTCTCCTCAACTGAGGGGCACCAGCCCGAATGTCACCAGCAAATTGCGATCACCACAGGATCAACGGACTGACTCCACCGCAGCTTGGCTATTCTGCGTGTCTCAGTTTAGACGAATCAGCTACCTACGAAGGCTACGATGGTACGATTCTCCAGGAATCATTATTCCTTGTGCGTGTGGTGCTAATTTGATCATTTTTGTTGCAGTCTGCCTACGGAGCCCAGCCGGTTCAGTGTTCGGGCGAAGAGCCTTGTCTTTTTTGTGAGTTGGATCCAACAGTGAGAACGGGTCCAACACCTCCTCCGCCACAAATGTTTGATAGTGGAACACTACCCTTGAGCGTTTACGTACACACTTTGTTTCCTTAGGGCCCTGTGCGATGCTCTGAATGGCCGAGAAACAAATAACATTTTGGATGGATGGAGTCGACCGTCATCCATTCAACCACTGAGAGCCATAACCAGCAACAGATGACCCACGAAAGCTTGTCCATCAGCACTCTCAGTGAAAGATTATCTCTAGGTGGCTGTTTCATAATCGATTTTCAGACCCTTAAGGGGCCAAGACGCCAAAGCGAGGCGTCAGGGTCTCTCTGTCTCCATTGAGGCTGCGTTATGAGACCCATAcggccaaaaaaaaaaaaaaaaataatagCAATGACCTCCGCTAAACAATTCGAAGCTTCGGTATTAGCAGGGGCCACAATCCCCTTTTGTTGGCCCCAAAGGCGGTGCCCCAGGCTGAAACTCCCAGCGAGTCTGGTGCTGCCTCTTTCCTCATTTGAGAACCTCTTTCCCATccctttttgtcttcttcttcctgctgtGATTGTGACTTGCGACTGGCAACCCACGAACCTACAATGAAACCCGCCCACTGAATTGCATAGTTCATCCTACTCCCATCGACGATGGTGCTCCCGAGTTGTTCTCTCCTGCGTCCGCGGCAGGGGGTTCTCCTCTGCCTGTTTTACGTCATAGGTGCTCTGAGCGTGGGCTTTATTCTAGCCATGTGGTACGGCATGAATACAGATAGAGATTATATACATCCGCTCCTCACGCAGTTGATCCCCGCCGGTCACTGCGCCTGCGAGACCTCAACCACCTTCCAATGCGCGAGCTGTCTGTCGTGCTCCAAATCCGGCCTGAGCACACAGTTGACTCCATCCGCGAAATGGGTGTTCGAGTACGAGCGGGATGGGAACAATGAGGGCCTCAACCGTCAGCAGTGCGATGCTGCCTTCCCGGGTCTGTACGAGGACGTCTTTCGCGCGGTGACTTACTGGCGCTCGCACGGCGCACTCGCCGCAGAGGATCTCGATCGGATTAGACTTGAGCCCGGCATGGCAAGAGCGGCCATTCTCCGCGGGGAGCTGTATGTGGTGGCAGCGCGGTCAAAGGGTGAGGACCACCGACGAAAGATCTTGGCCGTGCTCAGTGCTATCCATCGTGCGCTGGTCGCGGATtccctacggagtacccgCCGCGACATCGAGTTCGTCTTCTCGGTGGAGGATAAGGTGGAAGATGTGACTAGCGCTGAGCATCCGGTTTGGGTCCTGGCTCGTGCGGCGAACGAGGAGGCGGTTTGGCTGATGCCTGACTTTGGCTACTGGGCCTGGGACAATCCCGATAATGCGATCGGACCGTTTGACCAAGTGGTCGCGAGGATCCAGCGAGCTGATATTCCATGggaagcgaagaagcagcagctggtTTGGCGTGGTAAGCCCAGTTTTGCACCCAAGCTGCGACGGGCCTTGATCGAAGCTACGCGGGACCAGCCGTGGGGCGACGTTAAGCAAGTCAGCTGGCCGGATAGGACCAATGTTCTGAGTATGGAGGATCACTGCCAGTATATGTTTATCGCGCATGTGGAGGGTAGGTCTTCTCGGTTCATTTTTTTTGAGGTTGGACGATAGCTGATTTCGGCTCCAGGTCGCTCATACTCGGCTTCCCTGAAATACCGCCAGGCCTGCAAATCCGTCATCGTAGCACATAAGCTACAATACATACAGCACCATCATTATCTCCTTGCAGCCGAGGGACCGAACCAAAACTACGTCGAAGTCGAGCGCGACTTCAGCGATTTGGCCGCCAAACTGGAGCCGCTCATGCGGGACACCAGTGTCGCGCACCACATTGCCAACAATAGCGTCAAGGCGTTCCGCGAACGATACTTGACCAAAGCTGCGGAGGCGTGTTATTGGCGCCATCTCTTCGACGGGTACGAGAGTGTATGGAACAGCACCATCACGAAAGGCTCCGACCCGCATCAGGCTGAACGAGGTCTGCGATACGAATCGTTTGTGTTGTTGGAGAGTCAGCGAATGTTTGACTTTGCCGCTGCCAACGCATTTTGACcattttttgtttctttggATACTGAAGCGCCTACGGAGATGCGCAGCATAGCAGAAGGGAGTTTTGGCGTACGAAAATAGACCACTGGTTGTACTGGAGTCAATTTTTGTTTCTCTTGACGATGCCAATAGAACTTTTTTCCCACCATTTGTTCCTGCAGAGCcctggagaatggagatgtCAGCCGCCGGGGACAGAGGGCTGAGGCATTTACTTGGTAAACTAGTGGATGTAGCGGCAGTCCGTTCCTTCAGTGACCTCTGAACTCTGTCGATCTTTTCTCCAACAGAACCATGGTTAATCCATCAAGCCATCGCTGTCAATGTCAAATCTCCATCTTTGTCGGATACGATCTTAAAAGATTATCTCCATGTTGATAAAGTCATGCCTCAAAACTGACAGCTCAGCCACCCGGCTTTCCCCTTGCTTCTCCTCGCTGCCTCTTCGATGTCACTGCGTCAAACACACCAGTCCGCTATGACAATCCGTCCATTCTGAATGGCTGCTCCAAAAGCGAGGAGCCAGTGCCCGTGACGAACCATGATCCGTGCAGCGCACGAGTCCATCCAGTAGGAGTGGAGTGTCTAAGAGCACCAAAAGCGGCAGAGCCCTCCCACTATCGAAGGATCATTGCGATCCCGATCTGCATTCGCCCCTAAAAGGCCAATCATCGCCAGGTTTGTGATACAGCTATGCAGGGTGAGCTCAGCTGGAGATGTGTTACACAAATCAGGTAGCAGGTGCAAAGGAACCTGCCGTCATGAACCTTCTGGGGAAGTCCATTGGATTTAAGTCGCAGTATTCCCCTCCCGCGCGGTCAGTATGTATCCTTTCAGCTTTGTTTGGGAATTGTTTCTGATTGAGTGGTGGTACGCCAGACGACAAGATGCCGACTCCCATTCCTCTCCCGTCAGGTCTTCCGATCCTGGGAAATTTGCTTTCTATTAGCCCAGGCAATACTTGGGGTTCTTTCAATAAACTAGCGGTGAATAATAAGAATTTCTGTGTGTTTCTCGTGCATTTACGGATACCAGTTGCAGGAATCACCACAAAGCCTACTGACACTATTCTTTAACAGACCCAATTTTCAAAATCACGATCCTTGGACACGACATTGTCTTCATCACCAGCGCAAAACTGCTCGAGGAGATTTGCGATGAGAAACGGTTCCGCAAATGTGTGACCGGCCCCATTGTCGAAATCCGTGAGGCGGTCCACGACAGTCTGTTTACTGCGTACCACGATGAGGAAAGCTGGGGTATTGCCCACCGTATCATGGCCCCTTTGATGACTCCAGAGGCTGTGATCGACGCTTTTGCTGGAATGCGCGAGACCGCCACAGATCTGGTTAAGAAATGGACTGCGGGCCCCCGGCAGCGAATTAACGTCAGCAATGACATGGACCGTCTGAACCATGCCGCCAACATGCTCTGCTTCTTTGACCAGCGGATCCACTGCCTCGAGGGACCAGAGCCTTCGGTCCTCCAGGCCATGGAGGCTGCCACGTTCGAAGCCCTGCGTCGCCCCACCCGCCCCAAGGTGTTGAAATGGCTCATCTACCAGCGTCGCTTCGACAGATACATCAAGACGATGCGCGACTATGCCGCCGAGATTGTCGCTAAGCGTCGCGCTGCTCCgaccgagaagaaggacatgCTTCATGCTATTATGCACGGCACGGACCCCCAGACCGGCAAAGCCCTCACGGAGAGCCAGTACCTGGACGAGATCATCAACCTCTTCATTGGAAGCGCCACGGCTGCCAATCTCGTCTCCTTTGCGTTGTACTATCTCATGAAGAACCCGCACGAAATCGCCCGCGCTCGCGAGGAGATCGATGCCGTGGTTGGCGGGCCGGCCGCCCAGCTCGAGCATGAGCATCTCGCCCGCCTGCCTTACTGCGAAGCCATCCTGCGTGAGTCGCTGCGTCTGTCGGCTACCGCGCCAGGCTTCAACATCGAGCCCATTCCAGATCTGGAGCAGCCCGTCCTCCTCGCAGGTGGCGAGTACCAGGTCCCCAATAAGCAGCCGCTCATTGCACTGCTGGCGGCCGTCAACCGCGACCCGGAGGTCTTTGAGGACCCCGATGCGTTCAAGCCCGAGCGTATGGTCGGCGAGAAGTACGACAGGCTTCCATCCGGCGTGAAGAAGGGTTTCGGCAACGGCAAGCGTGAGTGCTTCGGAAAGCGCTACGCCTGGGAATGGTCGTTTATGATTTTGGTCACAATCATGAAGGACGTAGACTTTGTGCTCGCCGATAAAAATTACAAGACGGAAGTTGGAGGAGTCAATTACAACGGAGCGTTCAGCACCAAGCCGTTGGGGTTGTTTGCGTTGACGGGACCTCGACAGAGTGTGTGATGGGAGGGGCAAATTGATGCGCTACGATACCACGGTTTCAGCTAACAGTATGCGGTTGTTTGTATGTCGTCAAATCTTATACCTAGTCTATGCTTTCACCTGAATTCTTGTGTCTATCAGCTCCTCTGCTCAGCCTTGTCAgctctccttgacctcgcTCAGGATCACGCGGCATCCCAAAGGCGCCAGAATCCCGCCCTGTCATGCATCAGTACTCTTCCTCCCGGATTCCAGAAAATAACTTACTGGCGTCATCTTCAACCGATAGCCCGGGTCCACCGTCCATTCGATCCGTCTCAGTACCTCAAACAGCAGAATCTTCATTTGCAGCAACACAAACCCCTGCCCGAGACACTTCCTCGAATGCGCATTGAAAGGGATATACGTGCCGCGCACCGTCTCCCGGCGAAACCGCGCATG carries:
- a CDS encoding anaphase promoting complex subunit CDC16 → MEKFLRSWRQDALNRGQHDAAIYIGDKVLALTNSDSDAFWLAQVHFSNNNYTRALALLSRKDLISRSTACRYLAGHCYIKQNQFDQALSVLGDHNPTHLIRSSNSRRKLQHLTLRNGKTTASRIDRNEEREREDANNIRFEAAICYLRGLCFAKQNAFDRARDCYKDAVRIDVQCFEAFDQLMKNSLMSPAEELEFLESLDFDAVSSPDPSVAQEAAHFTKMLYTTRLSKYSSPAILSDATETLSTHYNLAENPDILLSRAEALYTQCRFAEALELTSSILATEASTTPNVPALSHLGHPPAVYPLHLACLYETGATNALFLLAHTLADHAPEEPYTYLAIGVYYLSVSKIAEARRFFSKASLLDPHSAPAWIGFAHTFAAEGEHDQAIAAYSTAARLFQGSHLPQLFLGIQHLALNNMSLAHEYLSAAYAMSTGAAAGTVPSIPANPSGDAHGGDPLVLNELGVVLYHQNHLEGAVELFNQSLALATALHCEPGAWVATRANLGHALRRIGRLVEALAEFDECLRIGAGGAGVAYGPFLGGSGSSASGVASSGVGGYEDRGLIGSLHTSRGLVLLELGRTMEAVTALHEAVRVLGASGGGDAAGGAGIAGTLLSRALEIWALECHEGDSAPPEDLERVTTSRSSTRSRDKGKGKASRRRGMTEEEWTDEVPTTGPATETLEQKVEMELDDEADGLLRHAMSRVRGGRGRRRLDFSPDAEATETPGPAGARSRGSRARS
- a CDS encoding putative cytochrome P450 is translated as MPTPIPLPSGLPILGNLLSISPGNTWGSFNKLAVNNKNFYPIFKITILGHDIVFITSAKLLEEICDEKRFRKCVTGPIVEIREAVHDSLFTAYHDEESWGIAHRIMAPLMTPEAVIDAFAGMRETATDLVKKWTAGPRQRINVSNDMDRLNHAANMLCFFDQRIHCLEGPEPSVLQAMEAATFEALRRPTRPKVLKWLIYQRRFDRYIKTMRDYAAEIVAKRRAAPTEKKDMLHAIMHGTDPQTGKALTESQYLDEIINLFIGSATAANLVSFALYYLMKNPHEIARAREEIDAVVGGPAAQLEHEHLARLPYCEAILRESLRLSATAPGFNIEPIPDLEQPVLLAGGEYQVPNKQPLIALLAAVNRDPEVFEDPDAFKPERMVGEKYDRLPSGVKKGFGNGKRECFGKRYAWEWSFMILVTIMKDVDFVLADKNYKTEVGGVNYNGAFSTKPLGLFALTGPRQSV